In Pseudomonas fluorescens NCIMB 11764, a single window of DNA contains:
- a CDS encoding DUF4123 domain-containing protein, which translates to MTHTLPRQWMNEQRRLGRELCLVLDSQNERETRQLLLKSSGHDHYLSVYNATTLANLADAGPFIFTLEQSGDRRLDELLDHPERNWGWLASVEKGALRGLVNHWQQRLIVGTRPYQALYRFHDNRVLSRALKHLRPEEYPAFLGPAISVCYWDGAAWNTAHNPIPGTYPVPDQPLWLRTPLPQPQASEIRRLNAHRYLLAEHVEAYVNLAEEHEPDAWLRERLALADRWGWLEPEQLEFLLIQSLQAPGFTLPPEWEVRGDESPVEHFERVRQLVGFWRGDVPI; encoded by the coding sequence ATGACCCACACACTCCCCCGCCAATGGATGAACGAACAGCGCCGCCTGGGCCGCGAACTGTGCCTGGTGCTGGACTCGCAGAACGAGCGTGAAACCCGTCAGCTGTTGTTGAAGTCCAGCGGACACGACCACTACCTGAGCGTCTACAACGCAACGACCCTCGCGAACCTGGCCGATGCCGGTCCGTTCATCTTCACCCTGGAACAGTCCGGCGACCGGCGCCTCGACGAACTGCTGGATCATCCCGAACGCAACTGGGGCTGGCTCGCGAGCGTCGAAAAAGGTGCGTTACGCGGGTTGGTCAATCACTGGCAACAGCGATTGATTGTCGGGACGCGTCCCTATCAGGCGCTGTATCGCTTTCACGACAACCGAGTGTTGAGTCGCGCGCTGAAACACCTGCGGCCTGAAGAATATCCAGCCTTTCTTGGGCCGGCGATCAGCGTCTGCTACTGGGACGGCGCTGCCTGGAACACAGCTCACAATCCTATCCCCGGAACGTACCCCGTGCCGGACCAGCCGCTCTGGTTGCGCACACCCCTGCCCCAGCCACAGGCCTCGGAAATTCGCCGGCTCAACGCCCATCGTTATTTGCTGGCCGAGCATGTTGAGGCCTACGTCAATCTCGCCGAAGAACATGAACCTGATGCGTGGTTGCGTGAGCGTTTAGCGCTGGCAGACAGGTGGGGCTGGTTGGAGCCAGAGCAACTGGAATTTCTGTTGATTCAGAGTTTGCAAGCGCCGGGTTTTACTTTGCCCCCGGAGTGGGAGGTGCGGGGTGATGAGAGTCCGGTGGAGCACTTTGAGCGGGTGCGGCAGTTGGTGGGGTTTTGGCGGGGGGATGTGCCGATATGA
- the tolQ gene encoding protein TolQ has product MQATLEHMTIWGLISDASLLVKAVMLTLLLASLLSWYLIIQRGRVLQQRERQMNAFVQQFRGASDLQPLYRETAGSESGVEPIFHAGLREFSHLNQRSGNPADVVLEGVERALYVAISEQEVQLEKGLQFLATVGSVSPYIGLFGTVWGIMNSFLGLSQVQQATLSTVAPGIAEALIATAIGLFAAIPAVIAYNRFSSRSQTLLTRYYAFGNELQVRLHRTLHGAPLNLAAAA; this is encoded by the coding sequence ATGCAGGCCACGCTCGAACACATGACGATCTGGGGGCTGATCAGCGACGCCAGTCTGTTGGTCAAGGCGGTCATGCTCACCCTGTTGCTGGCGTCGTTGCTCAGTTGGTACCTGATCATCCAGCGCGGTCGCGTGTTGCAGCAGCGCGAGCGGCAGATGAATGCTTTCGTGCAGCAGTTTCGCGGCGCTTCGGATCTGCAGCCGCTGTACCGGGAAACGGCAGGTAGCGAGAGCGGTGTGGAGCCGATTTTTCATGCAGGGCTTCGCGAATTCAGTCATCTCAATCAGCGTTCGGGCAACCCCGCCGACGTGGTGCTCGAAGGTGTGGAGCGCGCGTTGTATGTGGCGATCAGCGAACAGGAAGTGCAGCTGGAGAAAGGCTTGCAGTTTCTCGCCACCGTCGGCTCGGTCAGCCCTTACATCGGTCTGTTCGGCACAGTGTGGGGGATCATGAATTCCTTCCTCGGCTTGTCTCAGGTCCAGCAAGCGACGCTGTCGACCGTGGCGCCCGGCATCGCCGAAGCGCTGATCGCCACGGCCATCGGTTTGTTTGCGGCGATTCCGGCGGTGATTGCCTACAACCGGTTTTCCTCCCGCAGCCAGACCTTGCTCACCCGTTACTACGCCTTCGGCAATGAACTTCAGGTGCGTCTGCATCGCACATTGCACGGTGCGCCGTTGAACCTGGCCGCCGCAGCCTGA
- the tolR gene encoding protein TolR, whose translation MLIKPQRKHGPKAEMNVVPYIDVMLVLLVIFMVTAPMLTQGVKIELPKVASEALATDTRQQILTLSVKAEGGYYWNVGGELDTQHQTDSAVSLDDMRAKVAQIVAERHDTQVYIRADKDAGYGSVVAAMAALQQGGVSNLGLVTEAPQ comes from the coding sequence ATGCTGATCAAACCGCAACGCAAACACGGACCCAAGGCCGAAATGAACGTGGTGCCATACATCGACGTGATGTTGGTGCTGCTGGTGATTTTCATGGTCACGGCGCCGATGCTGACCCAAGGTGTAAAGATCGAACTGCCCAAGGTTGCCAGTGAAGCCCTGGCCACTGACACGCGTCAGCAAATCCTCACGTTGTCGGTGAAGGCCGAGGGTGGTTACTACTGGAATGTCGGCGGTGAACTCGACACTCAACACCAGACCGACAGTGCGGTGAGCCTTGACGACATGCGGGCGAAAGTGGCGCAAATCGTCGCCGAGCGCCACGACACTCAGGTCTACATTCGCGCCGACAAGGACGCCGGTTATGGCAGCGTGGTCGCGGCCATGGCGGCGTTGCAGCAGGGCGGAGTCAGCAACCTCGGGCTGGTGACCGAGGCCCCGCAATGA
- a CDS encoding GGDEF domain-containing protein, protein MFSVLKPHRWKLALLLLAANAGLLLHLACGELKSISEWVWLDIVGEGGSALLALVWLGLVLKSRPAGRVTNYLALGLSGIFFSWWIDSLDEFIRLPDSITWDHWLESGPMPVGMILLTLGIYHWHREQLAISAQMEKREKLFREHRLFDKLTPLGGADYLKRQLTESLEESQRQQQPLSLLALDVDNFTAINQTFGHAEGDAVLQALSHLLLLNLRRQDLLCRLAGDRFVVLLPNTGESQARLLALELEQAVQGLAHKTRQHGERLQLSASTAVVMAVNEAPDPLLKRLNLALARARQPLAKTA, encoded by the coding sequence ATGTTCTCAGTGCTCAAACCCCATCGTTGGAAACTTGCACTGCTGCTGTTGGCGGCGAACGCGGGATTGCTGTTGCACCTGGCGTGCGGCGAGTTGAAAAGCATCAGCGAATGGGTCTGGCTGGACATCGTCGGCGAAGGTGGCTCGGCGCTGCTGGCGCTGGTCTGGTTGGGGCTGGTACTCAAGAGTCGCCCGGCCGGTCGCGTCACCAATTACCTGGCGCTCGGCTTGAGCGGCATCTTTTTCTCCTGGTGGATCGACAGCCTCGACGAGTTCATCCGCCTGCCCGACAGCATCACCTGGGACCACTGGCTGGAATCCGGACCGATGCCGGTGGGCATGATTCTGCTGACCCTCGGCATCTATCACTGGCACCGCGAGCAACTGGCGATCAGCGCGCAAATGGAGAAGCGTGAAAAGCTGTTCCGCGAGCACCGGTTGTTCGACAAACTCACGCCACTGGGCGGCGCCGACTACCTCAAGCGACAACTGACCGAAAGCCTTGAAGAGAGTCAGCGGCAACAGCAGCCGCTGTCACTGCTGGCGCTGGATGTCGATAACTTCACGGCCATCAACCAGACGTTCGGCCATGCCGAAGGCGACGCCGTATTGCAGGCGCTCAGCCATTTGTTGCTGCTCAATCTGCGGCGGCAGGACTTGCTCTGCCGACTGGCCGGCGACCGCTTCGTGGTGCTGCTCCCCAACACCGGCGAGAGCCAGGCACGGCTGCTGGCGCTGGAGCTGGAACAGGCGGTTCAGGGCTTGGCACACAAAACCCGGCAACACGGCGAGCGCCTGCAGTTGTCGGCCAGTACCGCCGTGGTCATGGCGGTCAACGAGGCTCCGGATCCCCTGCTCAAACGCCTTAACCTGGCGCTGGCACGGGCCAGGCAGCCGTTGGCAAAAACGGCCTGA
- a CDS encoding lipase family protein, whose translation MTSFEKEMESRLSNRVLACPAQGKWSSFQLVDESGSGEPYAGLAYVVTDSEGKKYTGYLDANGAAKVDNHFAGPVSLTFDEKYQGANQLYKDLRKRPHYPLEITELQVRAEGTRYLNQDSTRTKMNPAQACADAFFQVEVRHLVMEIAHLPPEVYRHYHHREGTAKLMGKHGEFGVALIPQKNNVLEVRPMRALRPMLSTSPEFCALNLYQLALMATLSYCPFGQQPEKHPVKSRTVTFPKQPSVGNWFGDALAKSDELWRVDAAQNKVFYPLYEDVPYSKRFEIVPFDPNLYEVNDPERNDEQEHPAKLHFLDDRAKQGATDTQAFITHNDELILIAVRGTYELIADGLRDADALQVPFEATDSKVHRGFYEAAQKAYEFVVNYLEKFYVGQKLIICGHSLGGAVALILSEMLRRRTEGYTLQLYTYGAPRAGDANFVAGAKDLVHHRVVNHNDPVPSVPGTWMDTKPGVFATGLALTLANVPVGMSVFFTGITNWTGEPYDHHGKLQHFMPVDFERGKKSAFMWEPGCDTITQHAACTLAIQQKNGLPDRPPLLAQIFQAGNHSMTGGYVPACWAVLLRWKQAHEEKRTRITDSEFEWVKNSLAQATTDLRAIERDLRGRSEAYARTQENNIRALVLEKSRIETTVARLKSIHPQRISAQALYGSLSEQPEDLRKNVDRWLAHPENKVQDPFAMAPEDPEGDALTASIYGHTIGAPHTLDIDSFC comes from the coding sequence ATGACATCATTTGAAAAAGAGATGGAGTCACGATTGAGTAATCGCGTGCTTGCCTGCCCGGCTCAAGGTAAGTGGAGTAGTTTTCAGTTGGTTGATGAGAGCGGCTCGGGCGAGCCTTACGCAGGATTGGCTTACGTTGTTACCGATTCAGAGGGGAAGAAATACACGGGATATCTTGACGCTAACGGTGCTGCCAAAGTTGATAACCACTTTGCAGGGCCTGTTTCGCTGACGTTTGATGAGAAATACCAAGGTGCTAATCAACTCTATAAAGACCTCAGAAAACGACCACACTACCCGCTCGAGATAACCGAACTTCAAGTACGAGCCGAAGGAACCCGTTATCTAAATCAAGACTCAACCCGTACCAAAATGAATCCTGCACAAGCCTGCGCCGACGCATTCTTCCAAGTGGAAGTGCGGCATCTAGTCATGGAGATCGCGCATCTACCTCCAGAGGTTTATCGCCATTATCATCACCGTGAGGGCACGGCCAAGCTCATGGGCAAACACGGTGAATTTGGCGTCGCTCTGATACCGCAAAAAAACAACGTATTGGAAGTGCGGCCTATGCGGGCGCTTCGGCCGATGTTGTCGACCAGCCCCGAATTCTGCGCATTGAACCTTTATCAATTGGCGCTGATGGCAACCTTAAGTTATTGCCCATTTGGCCAGCAGCCCGAAAAACACCCTGTGAAATCGCGAACCGTCACCTTCCCGAAACAGCCCAGCGTTGGGAATTGGTTCGGCGATGCGCTGGCAAAGTCTGATGAGCTATGGCGTGTCGATGCGGCGCAAAACAAAGTCTTCTACCCACTGTATGAGGATGTGCCGTACTCCAAACGTTTTGAAATCGTGCCGTTTGATCCGAACCTTTATGAAGTAAACGACCCTGAACGAAATGACGAGCAGGAACACCCCGCAAAACTTCACTTTCTCGACGATAGAGCCAAGCAAGGAGCCACCGATACCCAGGCTTTCATTACCCACAATGACGAACTGATTTTGATCGCGGTACGTGGCACCTACGAGCTTATCGCGGATGGACTACGCGATGCCGATGCACTCCAAGTGCCGTTTGAAGCCACAGACAGCAAAGTGCACCGAGGTTTTTACGAAGCTGCGCAGAAAGCCTACGAATTTGTTGTTAACTATCTTGAAAAATTCTATGTCGGGCAGAAGCTCATCATTTGCGGCCACAGTCTCGGTGGTGCGGTGGCCTTGATACTTTCGGAAATGCTGCGTCGCAGAACTGAGGGCTACACCCTCCAGCTCTACACCTACGGCGCCCCCCGCGCGGGCGATGCCAACTTCGTTGCAGGCGCGAAGGACTTGGTGCATCACCGCGTCGTCAATCACAACGACCCGGTGCCGAGCGTGCCGGGCACCTGGATGGACACCAAGCCCGGTGTCTTCGCGACGGGGTTGGCTTTGACGCTTGCTAACGTGCCGGTCGGGATGTCGGTGTTTTTTACGGGCATCACGAACTGGACGGGTGAGCCCTACGATCACCATGGCAAGTTGCAGCACTTCATGCCGGTGGATTTTGAACGTGGGAAAAAGTCCGCGTTCATGTGGGAACCCGGTTGCGACACCATCACCCAACATGCGGCGTGCACCTTGGCCATTCAGCAGAAAAACGGGCTGCCGGACCGGCCGCCATTGCTGGCGCAGATATTCCAGGCAGGGAATCATTCAATGACCGGTGGCTACGTTCCCGCGTGCTGGGCGGTTTTACTGCGATGGAAGCAGGCGCACGAAGAGAAACGTACGCGGATCACTGATAGCGAGTTTGAGTGGGTCAAGAATTCACTGGCACAGGCCACCACTGACCTGCGGGCGATAGAACGTGATTTAAGAGGACGTTCGGAGGCTTACGCTCGCACACAGGAGAACAACATTCGCGCACTCGTCCTTGAAAAGAGCAGGATTGAGACCACCGTCGCACGCCTGAAAAGCATTCATCCTCAGAGGATTAGCGCACAAGCGCTTTACGGATCGCTGTCAGAACAACCCGAAGATCTGAGGAAAAACGTCGATCGCTGGCTGGCGCATCCCGAAAACAAGGTCCAGGATCCGTTCGCCATGGCGCCGGAAGACCCGGAGGGGGACGCGCTGACGGCTTCGATCTATGGGCACACCATCGGTGCACCGCACACGCTGGATATCGATTCGTTCTGTTAA
- a CDS encoding phytase — translation MSISFLSKRHLLAALISLTAGQVLAAVPSLTLKPWGANLSVDAVAFLPANVGAERLAASEQDGLLLLDAQGRELARLPGSFSGVDSRAAGRQVLVASLDNSRQQAFLVSLNPDKRSWGQPVYLPTRDYPVNGLCLYRDEASNLFLFLVGEEGKGEQWLVGNDAALNPQPQRVRGLPLPPSATDCQVDDGANQLVVNEENVGWWVYPAHPEAEVSRTPVAMREPFGTIKKTAGAMALVPGGLVALDPKAAQLHVYQQQGEHWSAQATLALPGLIEPENLALRSTDKGLQVLLRDDDDGRLYEGELNWQPTPVPLAPVLPNVKALSQSDPVGRQGDAADDPAIWIHPQQPSLSRVLGTNKKQGLLAYDLQGKLLQELPVGRLNNVDLRPNFKLGPQTVDLAVASNRDHNSLSLFSIDRLSGELREAGEIPTPLKEIYGICLFQPASGELYAIANGKDGTFLQYRLSAPNGTVKGELVRQFKVDSQPEGCVADDQRQRLFLGEEDVGVWAVDARADQPATLTSVIKVGPQLQADVEGLALYQSEARDYLVISSQGNDSYLVLDAEPPFASRGAFRVGLNAALGIDGASETDGLEVTSVNLGGPWSQGLLVVQDGRKRMPEQTQNFKFVPWTEVTQALKLP, via the coding sequence ATGAGTATTTCGTTTCTATCCAAGCGCCATCTTCTGGCCGCATTGATCAGCCTGACCGCCGGCCAGGTGCTGGCGGCGGTACCCAGCCTGACACTCAAGCCATGGGGCGCCAATCTGTCGGTTGATGCGGTGGCGTTCCTGCCCGCCAATGTTGGCGCCGAACGCCTGGCGGCCAGCGAGCAAGACGGTTTGCTGCTGCTCGATGCACAGGGCCGGGAACTGGCGCGTTTACCAGGATCGTTCAGTGGCGTGGACAGCCGCGCAGCCGGCCGGCAAGTGTTGGTCGCAAGCCTGGACAACAGCCGTCAGCAGGCATTTTTGGTCAGTCTCAATCCGGACAAACGCAGTTGGGGCCAGCCGGTGTATCTGCCGACGCGGGATTACCCGGTGAACGGCCTGTGCCTGTATCGCGACGAGGCCAGCAACCTGTTCCTGTTTCTGGTGGGCGAGGAGGGCAAGGGCGAGCAATGGCTGGTGGGTAACGACGCGGCGCTCAACCCGCAACCACAACGGGTGCGCGGTCTGCCGCTGCCACCGTCGGCCACGGATTGTCAGGTCGACGACGGCGCCAATCAGTTGGTGGTCAACGAAGAGAATGTGGGGTGGTGGGTGTATCCGGCGCATCCCGAAGCCGAGGTCAGCCGCACGCCGGTGGCTATGCGCGAACCGTTCGGCACGATCAAAAAAACCGCTGGCGCCATGGCTTTGGTGCCCGGTGGCCTCGTCGCGCTGGACCCGAAAGCCGCGCAATTGCATGTCTACCAGCAGCAGGGCGAACACTGGTCGGCCCAGGCGACCTTGGCGCTGCCAGGTTTGATAGAACCGGAAAACCTCGCCCTGCGCTCGACCGACAAAGGCCTGCAGGTTCTTCTGCGCGACGATGACGACGGCCGTCTGTATGAAGGCGAACTGAACTGGCAGCCGACACCGGTGCCCTTGGCGCCGGTGCTGCCGAACGTTAAAGCGCTCAGCCAGAGTGATCCGGTCGGCCGTCAGGGCGATGCGGCGGACGATCCGGCGATCTGGATTCACCCGCAGCAACCGTCGCTGAGCCGGGTGCTGGGCACCAATAAAAAGCAGGGGTTGCTGGCGTATGACCTGCAAGGCAAGTTGCTGCAGGAGTTACCGGTCGGGCGCCTGAACAACGTCGACCTGAGGCCGAATTTCAAACTCGGCCCACAGACTGTCGACCTCGCCGTCGCCAGCAATCGCGATCACAACAGCCTCAGTCTGTTCAGCATCGACCGTCTTAGCGGCGAACTGCGTGAAGCCGGCGAGATCCCCACGCCGCTCAAGGAAATCTACGGCATCTGCCTGTTCCAGCCTGCCAGTGGCGAGCTTTACGCCATCGCCAACGGCAAGGACGGCACGTTCCTGCAATACCGCCTGAGTGCGCCGAACGGCACGGTAAAAGGTGAGTTGGTGCGCCAGTTCAAGGTCGACAGCCAACCCGAAGGCTGCGTGGCCGACGACCAACGTCAACGGCTGTTTCTCGGTGAAGAAGATGTCGGCGTCTGGGCGGTGGATGCCCGCGCCGATCAGCCGGCGACACTGACCAGCGTGATCAAGGTCGGCCCACAACTGCAGGCCGACGTTGAAGGTCTGGCGCTGTATCAAAGCGAGGCTCGCGATTATCTGGTGATCTCCAGCCAGGGTAACGACAGCTACCTGGTGCTGGACGCCGAGCCGCCGTTCGCCTCGCGGGGCGCTTTTCGCGTCGGCCTGAACGCCGCGCTCGGCATTGATGGCGCCTCGGAAACCGATGGCCTTGAAGTCACTTCGGTGAACCTCGGCGGACCTTGGAGCCAAGGCCTGCTGGTGGTGCAGGACGGCCGCAAGCGCATGCCCGAGCAGACGCAAAACTTCAAATTCGTGCCTTGGACCGAGGTCACTCAAGCCCTGAAGCTGCCTTGA
- a CDS encoding energy transducer TonB has product MTAMIMHSPSMTLLPGARSGFWQNSLAASLAVALHAAVLALLVHGWSPQKPPVEPPSVLRTQLVMLPPAPQPVAPEPAPALVEPSPPEPIAPAPVKPAIDPQIQAQKLEQAALARKRVEDKKRDLQAEHQRQRLESEKRTREAEQQRLAEQQVQQAHQAEQARLNAERARQQAAQVAANSRQYLPLSKEAPDYPQRALDKNIEGDCTVEYTVNPQGKVENPKVLDGCHPLFMRPSLAAANTFRYQPKVVDGQVVSVPAVRNTFHYRIK; this is encoded by the coding sequence ATGACGGCGATGATCATGCACAGTCCTTCGATGACGTTGCTGCCCGGTGCTCGCAGCGGCTTCTGGCAGAACAGTCTGGCGGCGAGCCTGGCGGTGGCGTTGCACGCGGCCGTCCTCGCGTTGCTGGTGCACGGTTGGTCGCCGCAGAAGCCGCCCGTCGAACCGCCTTCTGTGCTGAGAACCCAACTGGTGATGTTGCCGCCGGCGCCGCAACCTGTGGCACCCGAACCGGCACCGGCGTTGGTCGAGCCATCACCGCCCGAACCGATTGCTCCGGCTCCCGTCAAACCCGCCATCGACCCACAGATCCAGGCGCAGAAACTCGAACAAGCTGCGTTGGCGCGCAAACGGGTCGAAGACAAAAAGCGCGATCTTCAGGCCGAGCACCAACGCCAGCGCCTTGAGTCGGAAAAACGCACTCGCGAGGCTGAACAACAACGCCTCGCCGAGCAGCAAGTGCAACAGGCGCATCAAGCCGAACAGGCCCGGTTGAACGCTGAACGCGCTCGCCAGCAAGCGGCCCAGGTCGCCGCCAACAGTCGTCAGTACCTGCCCTTGAGCAAGGAAGCGCCGGACTACCCGCAACGGGCGCTGGACAAGAACATCGAAGGCGATTGCACCGTGGAATATACGGTCAACCCCCAAGGCAAGGTTGAGAATCCCAAGGTGCTCGACGGCTGTCATCCGCTGTTCATGCGTCCGTCGTTGGCGGCGGCCAACACCTTTCGTTATCAGCCCAAAGTCGTCGACGGCCAGGTGGTTTCGGTGCCGGCGGTGCGCAATACCTTTCATTATCGGATCAAGTGA
- a CDS encoding TonB-dependent receptor, translating into MYQRSSTAGLVSFTLTALAMAMASERLSAAETTANTEHVEVVGQAASIDQALKEQRNADSIKSVVHADGVAQLPDENVAEAVQRLPGVSVERDQGEGRFVSVRGLGPDLNSVTINGTLVPSPESERRAVALDVLPSELVQSLSVIKTLTPDMDANSLGGTVDVKSLSAFDHKGLFYTGSSEASYDKNTHQTSPKFSGAISDRFSLGDGIDNFGVAAALSWQKRDFGSDNVETGGAWDFEQGARLEEFEQRDYDISRERAGGGLNFDYKPDDLSSYYLRTLYSRYKDSETRNAAAFEFADPQAAGELGDAEGSRKLKQREETQEIQSYVLGGERMFGLWTLSGQAGYSRSGEDSPGHIANAAFTGIDDFADSGYYDKDKPRPIIGQAFYDPANFSLDKVEWEKQKTTDTEKNLRLDLARDYDFKGYASQVKFGGKVSRRNKDNDLDAWVYEDFDGLGFSDDQLNLSHFTKGNVDYRLGQFGPGISGSAIKQLIGGLNQADFYDEVESRVNDFKISEDINAGYLMNTIDIDDWRFIAGLRYEGTEFEAKGTGVTDGAFTSTDTQRKYHHWLPGLHARYQLDKNTQVRAAWTKSVVRPTFGQLAPGFVIDDDEATFGNPELKPLESSNLDLGIEHYMGRAGTVSAFVFYKDIKNFVYNTDLAGTGAWVDFSEAHTFANGDSAKLYGLELAYSQKFDWLPAPWNGLLIGANSTFSRSDAEIKGFDAASGINRKRSIDLPNQSDTVGNLMLGWEDDKLSLRLSANYKSDYLFELASINDKAHDLHVDAQTFIDFSARYSLTKSLQVSFEAQNLTDEPYFVYTGHRAYNGQYEEYGPTYKLGLTFTHF; encoded by the coding sequence ATGTACCAGCGCAGCAGCACTGCCGGGCTCGTCAGCTTCACGCTCACCGCATTGGCCATGGCAATGGCCAGCGAACGCTTGAGCGCTGCCGAAACCACCGCGAACACGGAACACGTCGAAGTGGTGGGGCAAGCGGCAAGCATCGACCAGGCGCTCAAGGAACAACGCAACGCCGACAGCATCAAGAGCGTGGTGCATGCGGACGGCGTGGCGCAGCTGCCGGACGAAAACGTCGCCGAAGCCGTGCAGCGGTTGCCGGGAGTCAGCGTCGAGCGCGATCAGGGCGAAGGGCGGTTTGTCAGCGTGCGCGGCCTCGGTCCGGACCTCAACAGCGTGACCATCAACGGCACGCTCGTACCGTCGCCGGAAAGCGAGCGCCGCGCTGTAGCCCTCGATGTGTTGCCCTCGGAACTGGTGCAGTCGTTATCGGTGATCAAGACCCTGACCCCGGACATGGACGCTAACTCCCTGGGCGGCACCGTCGACGTCAAAAGCCTCTCGGCGTTCGATCACAAAGGCCTGTTCTACACCGGCAGCAGCGAAGCCAGTTATGACAAAAACACCCACCAGACCAGCCCGAAATTTTCCGGCGCCATCAGTGACCGTTTCAGCCTCGGCGACGGCATCGACAATTTCGGTGTGGCCGCCGCGCTGAGCTGGCAGAAGCGCGATTTCGGTTCGGACAACGTCGAAACCGGCGGTGCCTGGGATTTCGAGCAAGGCGCCCGTCTCGAAGAGTTCGAGCAACGCGACTACGACATCAGCCGCGAACGCGCCGGCGGTGGTCTTAACTTCGACTACAAGCCCGATGACCTCAGCAGCTATTACCTGCGCACCCTCTACAGCCGTTACAAGGACAGCGAAACACGCAACGCCGCGGCCTTCGAATTTGCCGACCCGCAAGCTGCGGGCGAGTTGGGCGACGCCGAAGGCTCGCGCAAACTCAAACAACGCGAAGAGACCCAGGAAATTCAATCCTACGTCCTGGGCGGCGAACGCATGTTCGGCCTCTGGACACTCAGCGGCCAGGCTGGCTACAGCCGCTCCGGCGAAGACAGCCCGGGTCACATTGCCAACGCTGCGTTCACCGGCATTGATGACTTTGCCGACAGCGGTTACTACGACAAGGACAAACCACGGCCGATCATTGGCCAGGCCTTCTACGATCCGGCCAATTTCAGCCTCGACAAGGTCGAGTGGGAAAAGCAGAAAACCACCGACACCGAGAAAAACCTGCGCCTGGACCTGGCCCGGGATTACGACTTCAAAGGCTACGCGTCCCAGGTCAAATTCGGCGGCAAGGTCAGTCGGCGCAACAAGGACAACGACCTCGACGCCTGGGTCTATGAGGATTTCGACGGCCTGGGTTTCAGCGACGATCAGCTCAACCTGTCGCATTTCACCAAAGGCAACGTCGACTATCGCCTCGGCCAGTTCGGCCCGGGGATCAGCGGCAGTGCGATCAAGCAGTTGATCGGCGGCCTCAACCAGGCGGACTTCTATGACGAAGTCGAATCGCGGGTCAACGACTTCAAGATCAGCGAAGACATCAACGCCGGCTACCTGATGAACACGATCGATATCGACGACTGGCGGTTCATCGCCGGCCTGCGCTACGAAGGCACCGAGTTCGAAGCCAAGGGCACCGGCGTGACCGATGGCGCGTTCACTTCCACCGACACCCAGCGCAAATATCACCACTGGCTGCCGGGCCTGCATGCGCGCTATCAACTGGACAAAAACACCCAGGTTCGCGCCGCGTGGACCAAATCCGTGGTGCGCCCGACTTTCGGTCAACTGGCGCCAGGGTTTGTCATCGACGATGACGAAGCCACGTTCGGCAACCCGGAACTCAAACCGCTGGAGTCGAGCAATCTTGACTTGGGCATCGAGCATTACATGGGCCGCGCCGGCACCGTCTCGGCGTTCGTGTTCTACAAGGACATCAAGAATTTCGTCTACAACACCGACCTGGCCGGCACGGGTGCCTGGGTCGATTTCTCCGAAGCCCACACCTTTGCCAACGGCGACAGCGCCAAGCTCTATGGCCTGGAACTGGCTTATTCGCAGAAATTCGATTGGTTGCCGGCGCCCTGGAACGGCCTGCTGATTGGCGCCAACAGCACCTTCAGCCGTTCGGATGCCGAGATCAAGGGCTTCGACGCCGCCAGTGGCATCAACCGCAAGCGCAGCATCGATTTACCCAACCAGTCCGACACGGTCGGCAACCTGATGCTCGGTTGGGAAGACGACAAGCTGAGCCTGCGCCTGTCGGCCAACTACAAGTCGGATTACCTCTTTGAACTGGCGTCCATCAACGACAAGGCCCACGACCTGCACGTCGATGCCCAGACCTTTATCGACTTCAGCGCCCGTTACTCGCTGACCAAAAGCCTGCAAGTCAGCTTCGAGGCGCAGAACCTCACCGACGAGCCGTATTTCGTCTACACCGGCCACCGCGCCTACAACGGCCAGTACGAAGAATACGGCCCGACCTACAAGCTCGGCCTGACCTTCACCCACTTTTGA
- a CDS encoding DUF6124 family protein, with translation MIKPTPNPPEATPSAADIHATPRTPSTMYTLDPHINTEDLLGHACESLASAHVMTMDLADRTLGPSRNTLLGIAQVIMLGELNVNRALDQLDPIE, from the coding sequence ATGATCAAACCAACACCCAACCCACCGGAAGCTACCCCCTCCGCTGCCGACATCCACGCCACCCCACGAACACCGAGCACGATGTACACCCTCGATCCACACATCAACACCGAAGACCTGCTGGGACACGCTTGCGAATCACTGGCCTCGGCCCATGTCATGACCATGGATCTGGCGGACCGTACGCTCGGGCCGAGTCGCAATACCCTGCTGGGCATCGCCCAAGTGATCATGCTGGGCGAACTCAACGTGAACCGGGCGCTGGATCAACTCGATCCAATCGAGTAG